The genomic window AAACACCTTCCCTTAAAAGGCTGGTCATAGCATGGCAATCATTTTCGGTTATGCCTATTTCTTGAGCTATTTGTGCATTTGACAAGTTTAAACTCATCAAATACAAGCAAATAATCCATATTTTTAAAGGCTGATGATGCCCTTGAAATATTGTATTGGTCAAATCATCAATGTATTTTGAGCAAGTTTTACACTGGTAGCGATAACGATGTTCGCAATTGTTGTGATGTCCATGACGTTTATGCTCTTTACTTTGACAAAATGGGCAGTTTACACCCTCTGACCATATAAGTTCTCGAACTTTTTCGTAACTTAGACGGTCATCTACTATATCTTTTATTCTAAATAAATCTTGTAGTTGCATCTCTTTTTTTTTACAA from Rhodothermia bacterium includes these protein-coding regions:
- a CDS encoding IS1 family transposase; protein product: MKDIVDDRLSYEKVRELIWSEGVNCPFCQSKEHKRHGHHNNCEHRYRYQCKTCSKYIDDLTNTIFQGHHQPLKIWIICLYLMSLNLSNAQIAQEIGITENDCHAMTSLLREGV